The proteins below come from a single bacterium genomic window:
- a CDS encoding methylated-DNA--[protein]-cysteine S-methyltransferase: MKHELIWRQIKKIPRGKVATYGQIARLSGIDGHARLVGYALHGLPQNSGIPWHRVINSQGRISLSGFTAKRQRRLLEIEKVVFNPAGKIDLKRFQWKK, encoded by the coding sequence ATGAAACACGAACTGATCTGGCGACAGATAAAAAAAATCCCGCGCGGAAAGGTTGCCACCTATGGACAGATCGCGCGCCTTTCAGGAATTGACGGACATGCGCGCCTGGTGGGTTACGCGCTCCACGGTCTCCCGCAAAACTCTGGCATTCCCTGGCATCGTGTGATCAATTCTCAGGGGCGCATCTCACTATCCGGATTCACAGCTAAACGTCAACGGCGCCTGCTGGAAATCGAGAAAGTCGTGTTCAATCCTGCCGGAAAAATCGACCTGAAGCGATTTCAATGGAAAAAATAA